In one Nicotiana sylvestris chromosome 8, ASM39365v2, whole genome shotgun sequence genomic region, the following are encoded:
- the LOC104219707 gene encoding UDP-N-acetylglucosamine transporter UGNT1-like — translation MASSSAKNSPLLPMTTAPAADSPPPRTEEKLFKGSAMTKRGAYAAISYMSCAVLLVLFNKAALSSYNFPSANVITLCQIICSCCFLYLLRRLKLISFHLNESPVIPDNFKTFVPLKTLIDTSPVAVTYLLYMLVTMESVRGVNVPMYTTLRRTTVVFTMIVESILAGQRYSRPVIGSVVIIVFGAFVAGARDLSFDFYGYAVVFLSNITTAIYLATIARIGKSSGLNSFGLMWCNGIICGPLLLVWSLIRGDLALTMNFPYLFSPGFLVVMLMSCILAFFLNYCIFLNTTLNSAVTQTICGNLKDFFTISLGWFIFGGLPFDMLNVLGQLLGFVGSGLYAYYKLIGK, via the exons ATGGCTTCCAGTTCAGCGAAGAACAGTCCGTTACTACCAATGACGACGGCGCCGGCGGCCGATTCACCGCCGCCGCGAACGGAGGAGAAGCTCTTCAAAGGATCGGCCATGACCAAACGCGGTGCTTATGCTGCTATATCTTATATGTCATGTGCTG TTCTCTTGGTATTATTCAATAAAGCAGCTCTTTCTTCATACAACTTCCCATCTGCAAATGTCATCACACTCTGTCAG ATAATATGTTCATGTTGTTTTCTTTATCTCCTAAGACGGTTGAAGCTCATTTCTTTTCATTTGAATGAATCTCCGGTAATCCCTGACAATTTTAAAACATTTGTGCCACTGAAGACACTGATTGATACTTCACCCGTTGCTGTGACCTATCTTCTCTACATG CTAGTTACGATGGAGTCTGTTCGGGGAGTAAATGTACCCATGTACACAACCCTTAGGAGGACAACTGTTGTATTTACAATGATTGTGGAATCCATTCTTGCAGGTCAGAGGTACAGTCGTCCGGTTATTGGAAG TGTAGTGATAATCGTGTTTGGTGCTTTTGTCGCTGGAGCTCGGGACTTGTCATTTGACTTTTATGGCTATGCTGTTGTCTTCTTATCCAACATCACAACAGCAATATACCTTGCAACCATAGCGCGGATTG GAAAATCAAGTGGCCTCAATAGCTTTGGCCTAATGTGGTGCAATG GAATCATCTGTGGACCTCTCTTACTTGTTTGGTCACTTATTCGAGGTGACCTGGCACTGACAATGAATTTTCCTTACTTGTTTTCACCAGGTTTCCTG GTCGTAATGTTAATGTCTTGCATATTGGCATTTTTCTTGAACTACTGTATATTTCTCAATACAACACTGAATTCAGCCGTCACACAGACAATATGTGGTAACTTGAAG GACTTTTTTACAATCTCTCTAGGATGGTTCATATTTGGCGGGCTTCCATTTGATATG TTGAATGTACTTGGGCAGCTTCTGGGATTTGTTGGCTCTGGTCTCTACGCCTACTACAAACTCATAGGGAAGTGA